In Hippoglossus hippoglossus isolate fHipHip1 chromosome 24, fHipHip1.pri, whole genome shotgun sequence, a single genomic region encodes these proteins:
- the vipas39 gene encoding spermatogenesis-defective protein 39 homolog isoform X1, translating to MMKSKPDEEDYWNSSKFKAFTFDDEDDEFSRLKESKRAVNSIRGLVDEEEDEDDVEKVSWSGEPVGSISWSVRETAASNQRTDREPAFPKINTDTQTIGKSHSGYSLSSLFKGKTRGGNFQSFTDSLSDSSARLYAPELRKPKSEYKDYVSDWSPEETVHRMQQGKTVSLEKFRSLQDKLLLLDFSVSAHDGNVITAILIYLKRTLSKEVLFRELESRQTALRHFIHYLTETRDQKLLLELLRTLGRIEDMVLLQYKEHLGITDENKRRDFLKSCLSLAFSPEDSAHVQDHFTLLERQIIIEATDGQAERGGKSEIFQKFPRRASILNMPLITTLYYCCFYHYNEPEGTYSSPLNIRHTFRISEKQYFVTALAARAKLKAWSDVDALFTCRNWLGFTKKKSPLSFHRVVDILQKNSAPTQVLQEYVGLVDDADTRTCLAQKLKCHDIVINTYRDLKDRKLLLGYRGKVEKGSAEERKINELLANTQIRWKN from the exons aTGATGAAGAGTAAACCTGATGAGGAAGACTACTGGAACAGCTCCAAGTTCAAAGCTTTCACCTTTGATGACGAAGACGACGAATTCAGCAGA TTGAAAGAGTCGAAGCGGGCGGTGAACAGCATCCGAGGGCTGGTggacgaagaggaggacgaagacGATGTGGAGAAAGTCAGCTGGAGCGGGGAGCCTGTTGGGA GTATCTCCTGGTCGGTCAGAGAGACGGCAGCGTCCAATCAGAGGACAGATAGAGAACCAGCCTTCCCCAAAatcaacactgacacacagacgaTTGGCAAGAGTCACTCAGGATACTCACTGAGTTCTCTGTTCAAAG GAAAAACTAGAGGAGGAAACTTTCAGTCCTTCACTGACT cgCTCAGCGACTCGTCTGCCAGGCTCTACGCTCCAGAGCTCCGAAAACCTAAATCTGAATACAAG GACTATGTCAGTGATTGGTCGCCTGAGGAGACAGTTCACAGAATGCAGCAAGGAAAG ACTGTGTCTCTGGAGAAGTTTCGGTCTCTTCaggacaaactgctgctgctggatttcTCCGTCAGCGCTCACGATGGAAACGTTATCACTGct attttgatttatttgaagaGGACTTTGAGTAAAG AGGTTTTGTTTCGGGAGCTGGAGTCCAGACAAACGGCTCTGAGACATTTCATCCACTATCTGACTGAAACCAGAGatcagaagctgctgctggagcttcTCAG GACTCTGGGCAGGATAGAGGACATGGTG ctgctgcagtacAAAGAACACCTGGGCatcacagatgaaaacaagagGCGGGACTTCCTGAAGAGCTGCCTCAG tctGGCGTTTTCTCCCGAGGACTCGGCTCATGTTCAGGATCACTTCACTCTGTTGGAGCGACAGATCATCATCGAG gcaacagaCGGGCAGGCAGAGCGTGGAGGGAAGTCGGAAATCTTCCAGAAGTTTCCCAGAAGAGCTTCAATCCTCAACATGCCGCTGATCACAACTCTGTACTACTGCTGCTTCTACCACTACAACGAGCCTGAG ggaaCGTACAGCAGTCCACTGAACATCCGTCACACCTTCAGG ATTTCAGAGAAGCAGTACTTTGTGACGGCATTGGCGGCGCGGGCGAAGCTGAAGGCGTGGTCGGACGTAGACGCTCTGTTCACCTGCAGAAATTGGCTCGGATTCACCAAGAAGAAATCACCTCTCAGCTTCCATCGAGTCGTTGACATCCTGCAGAAAAACTCCGCCCCCACACAG gtgttgCAGGAGTACGTGGGCCTGGTCGATGACGCCGACACGAGGACCTGTCTGGCACAGAAACTGAAATGTCACGACATCGTCATCAAC ACGTACCGGGACCTGAAGGACCGAAAGCTGTTGCTAGGATACCGAGGGAAGGTGGAGAAAGGTtcggcagaggagaggaagatcaaCGAGCTGCTCGCCAACACG caaATCCGCTGGAAGAACTGA
- the vipas39 gene encoding spermatogenesis-defective protein 39 homolog isoform X2, whose amino-acid sequence MMKSKPDEEDYWNSSKFKAFTFDDEDDEFSRLKESKRAVNSIRGLVDEEEDEDDVEKVSWSGEPVGSISWSVRETAASNQRTDREPAFPKINTDTQTIGKSHSGYSLSSLFKGKTRGGNFQSFTDSLSDSSARLYAPELRKPKSEYKDYVSDWSPEETVHRMQQGKTVSLEKFRSLQDKLLLLDFSVSAHDGNVITAILIYLKRTLSKEVLFRELESRQTALRHFIHYLTETRDQKLLLELLRTLGRIEDMVLLQYKEHLGITDENKRRDFLKSCLSLAFSPEDSAHVQDHFTLLERQIIIEATDGQAERGGKSEIFQKFPRRASILNMPLITTLYYCCFYHYNEPEGTYSSPLNIRHTFRVRAAIFTEFIKPIKRGSISLSAALIDLRFQRSSTL is encoded by the exons aTGATGAAGAGTAAACCTGATGAGGAAGACTACTGGAACAGCTCCAAGTTCAAAGCTTTCACCTTTGATGACGAAGACGACGAATTCAGCAGA TTGAAAGAGTCGAAGCGGGCGGTGAACAGCATCCGAGGGCTGGTggacgaagaggaggacgaagacGATGTGGAGAAAGTCAGCTGGAGCGGGGAGCCTGTTGGGA GTATCTCCTGGTCGGTCAGAGAGACGGCAGCGTCCAATCAGAGGACAGATAGAGAACCAGCCTTCCCCAAAatcaacactgacacacagacgaTTGGCAAGAGTCACTCAGGATACTCACTGAGTTCTCTGTTCAAAG GAAAAACTAGAGGAGGAAACTTTCAGTCCTTCACTGACT cgCTCAGCGACTCGTCTGCCAGGCTCTACGCTCCAGAGCTCCGAAAACCTAAATCTGAATACAAG GACTATGTCAGTGATTGGTCGCCTGAGGAGACAGTTCACAGAATGCAGCAAGGAAAG ACTGTGTCTCTGGAGAAGTTTCGGTCTCTTCaggacaaactgctgctgctggatttcTCCGTCAGCGCTCACGATGGAAACGTTATCACTGct attttgatttatttgaagaGGACTTTGAGTAAAG AGGTTTTGTTTCGGGAGCTGGAGTCCAGACAAACGGCTCTGAGACATTTCATCCACTATCTGACTGAAACCAGAGatcagaagctgctgctggagcttcTCAG GACTCTGGGCAGGATAGAGGACATGGTG ctgctgcagtacAAAGAACACCTGGGCatcacagatgaaaacaagagGCGGGACTTCCTGAAGAGCTGCCTCAG tctGGCGTTTTCTCCCGAGGACTCGGCTCATGTTCAGGATCACTTCACTCTGTTGGAGCGACAGATCATCATCGAG gcaacagaCGGGCAGGCAGAGCGTGGAGGGAAGTCGGAAATCTTCCAGAAGTTTCCCAGAAGAGCTTCAATCCTCAACATGCCGCTGATCACAACTCTGTACTACTGCTGCTTCTACCACTACAACGAGCCTGAG ggaaCGTACAGCAGTCCACTGAACATCCGTCACACCTTCAGGGTGAGAGCGGCCATCTTTACAGAATTCATTAAACctatcaaac GTGGTAGCATCAGTCTGTCAGCGGCGCTTATCGACCTCAGATTTCAGAGAAGCAGTACTTTGTGA
- the LOC117758754 gene encoding activator of 90 kDa heat shock protein ATPase homolog 1-like: MAKWGEGDPRWIVEERADATNVNNWHWTERDVSGWSSQRLRQLLLGVRVQGSEGVCQLTNIDKLDGEASINNRKGKLIFFYEWQLRASWLGTSSSGVKFRGTVTVSNLSDENDENELDISVSLCKDQPNTRLIDLMTATGVPEVRRVLGEYVHQLKSEFSQGMILPAASGPRPPQTELKNQIKSSKTQVSSTSMCSSSSAPCPTGLRVLTSSFNLNETFQTSPDELYRTFINQEFVQVFTRSAAVVEGRHGGRFLLLDGSISGEFTKLVPDQRIEMRWRFRTWPSEHYASVRLQLDERGDETQLRMQCRGVPVGEEDATKEGWARFYFQAIKQTFGY; this comes from the exons ATGGCCAAATGGGGGGAAGGAGATCCTCGTTGGATCGTTGAAGAGAGAGCAGACGCCACCAACGTCAACAACTGGCACTG GACGGAGCGTGATGTCTCAGGCTGGTCGTCGCAGCGTCTGCGTCAGCTGCTGCTCGGGGTCAGGGTGCAGGGGTCAGAGGGCGTCTGTCAGCTGACCAACATCGACAAACTGGACGGAGAAGCTTCCATCAACAACCGCAAAGGGAAACTGATCTTCTTCTACGAGTGGCAGCTGAGAGCTAGCTGGCTGG GTACGTCCAGCAGTGGAGTGAAGTTCAGAGGAACCGTCACAGTGTCCAACCTGTCGGACGAGAACGACGAGAACGAACTCGAC ATTTCCGTGTCACTGTGCAAAGATCAACCCAACACGCGACTCATCGACCTCATGACGGCGACCGGGGTTCCAGAAGTGCGGCGGGTTCTAGGCGAGTACGTCCACCAGCTGAAATCAG AGTTCAGTCAGGGGATGATCCTTCCCGCCGCCAGTGGTCCGAGGCCACCTCAAACCGAGCTGAAGAACCAGATCAAGAGCAGTAAAACTCAG GTCAGCTCCACCTCCATGTGTTCTTCTAGCTCCGCCCCCTGTCCCACAGGTCTACGTGTCCTGACGTCCAGCTTTAACCTGAACGAAACCTTCCAAACATCACCTGACGAGCTCTACAGGACCTTCATCAACCAGGAG TTTGTGCAGGTGTTCACGCGCTCAGCGGCTGTGGTCGAGGGTCGTCATGGCGGCAGGTTTCTGCTGTTGGACGGGAGCATCAGTGGAGAGTTTACAAAGCTG GTTCCGGACCAGAGGATCGAGATGAGGTGGCGGTTCAGGACGTGGCCCAGTG agCACTATGCCTCCGTCCGTCTGCAGCTGGACGAGCGAGGAGACGAGACACAGCTCAGGATGCAGTGTCGAGGAGTTCCTGTGGGGGAGGAGGACGCCACCAAGGAGGGCTGGGCCAGATTCTACTTCCAGGCCATAAAACAGACGTTTGGATATTGA